The genomic region AGCTCTGAGTGAGTGGTCAGGTTTGCTGGACTCAACTCCTCCCTTTCCAGAGAACATGGCGACACCCTGAAATCTCAGTGGAGAGTTTATTTCCGCCCGGGAAACAATCAGCTGTCAAAGGGGAAGTGGTTGGAGGTATGTGGTGGGGGAAGAAGACggcgagccctgctttgggcagCAGGCCAAGGTTCCAAGATTGGTTAAGCACATCTCCTAGGTATTCTTTTCATTCCCGTCTATTAACTTCTTTTCTCACAAACTGTAAGAAGTTGGATGAGTGTTTTCAGCATCCCTTTTGGCAGATCCCAAGACTGGAGGTACCGTGAATGAGTTCAAGCCCTCACTTTGctcctcactgtgtgaccttgggaaggttGAATCTCTCTAaacttcactttcttcatctgccCAATGGAGACAGCTCGGTATCTTACTATTCTTGGGAGGATTGCATTTGGGAATTCATGTCAAGCATTTGATGCAAAGCATTTACTAAACGCTAATTTAACAACTAAGCAAAATAATGAACTGGATAACAAAGATTTACTGTTGACAATAACCTCAACTATTTACCCAAGGCCATACAGACCAACTCGTTTGTGAAGCTGGGATGCAAGCCTAGGTCTCTGGACCTAATAGCCTCTTGCACTCATTCCACTGGACCAGCCTGCCTCTAGGAAACATGAATACAGTCTCCTTTTAGCAAACATCTCCTGGGGTGCTCACATCCCACTCCCTTTCATTCAGACCTGTTTTTTCAAAGATGTTCCCACTGTTAAAGAAACAAAGTCTTAGTAATAAGCCGGTTACAGGACCAGATGTTCTGGGAAGCTACTCTGGACGGCAGGGGCATCAAGTCCCAACCCCAGCGATACTAAGAACAGggcatgagggttcttttttttctctcctcctgcctcagaATGTCTATATGAGTATCGACCCAACTCAGACCTCTGTGGGGGTGCGGTTGTGGATGGAGGCACTGGGCACTTGCTTAGCTGAGCCACCTGATCCTGACCAAACCACTGAAACTGTTTTGTGCCTCAGGTTCTCCAACTGTGAAATGAGCATAACAGcccatcttccttctcttccctttccaggGAGGTTGTAAGGAAGCATACCCTGCATAATGAGGGTTTAACTGTGGTGTTTCAAAAAatgcaagatttttcttttttaaatagcctAGCAATAGTATATAAAGTAATTGCTCACAGCATGCCTAGCCAATCCTCCCAATTAATCCaggatattttttgttttgttttgttttttgcatagCAATGCTTTTTGCATCTGATTGCATAAAACCAATAGTTAATATTTTGGTAGGTGATAAGTTAATAAAGATGTGATGCTGGTAGATCCTAACCACGTAGCGTCACCAGTGAACAGGGCCCTTCTGTTAGGGTTCTTTGGCCCCAACACGCCAGGCATCCTGGCCAACTCCCATAGCTACTCACTCTGACTGGTGCCCCCAAGGTCACAAGAGCTGATGTCACAATTGGTGTCTGAGCTCTGCCCCCCAAAGTGGCCATGGCGAGCCATTGCAGTTCAGACTGGACCACAAAGCTCTCCAGCCAGGAGCTGACATGCTGGGCGATCCACCCTCTGGTCTTGAATGAAGACAGCCCAATTCCCAGGACTCAGGAAATAGAACACCACACCTTTCAGAACCACCCATTTTCCCCAGCACACACCACcagctgagcaagaagccccacAATGATTGTTATCTTATGGTTGCTTCTCATTGCAGGAACCATGTGGAAGGGATATAAGTATCCCCCAGGAGGGGTAAGTATGCTTTCAACTTTGTTCTCTGTTCCTACTTTGGAATGTATTCCCCCAGATCAATGAGCTAAGCATCAAAATCCAACTCCAGTAACTTTAGAAACAAATAGTCTTTTCTTTATTAAGAAAGTGGTTGTAGCTTACATACCTCTATTATCATTCACTATCTGAGagttccttctgtctttcttgtctttctttgataCATATTTTCCTAAGAGTCTTTAGTCTTACATTCTTCAGTTTCAAAGAACCTAGAAGTGTAGAGGTAGAGATATCTCAGGCCCAGAGTCAAAGCTGTCTGACATGGGTGACCTTGTCTGGTGCTCAGGGGGCCATTTTGTGGGCTCAGGCTTCAGTACCATTTCTTAAATCAGCTCACGCCAGCAACCCAGAACTAACTCTCTCCCTTCTTGAGTAAACGGTGGTCGATAAAATGGTTCTGGTGCTAGAGATCTTCTCTCTTCTTGTTAGGCCTtggatatttgttcttttttggcCTCTTGTCACCTCCCCCACGGCTACACTCCTCTGGCAACTGGGATCAGAGGCATTAAGAGGCAGAATTGGACAGCAAGGAGGGCAATTGCCTCATCCCCACACCCCAGCAAACATTAGGTAAGGCCCACCTGACATACTTTTCTCCCCCCTAGACCCCGGTGGAAATAAGCAAAGATGATCCTGGTGAAGTAATGCAGCTCTGAAGCTCACCTGACCAGCTGTACAGTTTCTGTTGTTGGTTTCGCATAAAGTAATTGCACAttattttgtcacattttatGTAAAAGGTTACCATGCTTTTTAAGATGAAGACTTGGTATTCTGTTAGCTCGAAACagggagatggagggtggggaggtAGTTGGGGTGGATGAATGTGATTGGGTCCCCTACGTTTCAGTCCCTAAGACTGGCATTAAGACTAAGATACCTCGTTCAATTTGCCCCCTATTTTGCATCCTTAAGGATAGAAATTTTCTAAAGTTCCTTAGACCTAGTTCCCAAGTATAGGCTTTCTCCTGCATCCAGCGTTGAAAAAACGTTACAGAAAAGGCTATTACAGCAACTTTAAGCCTATCCTTTGGGGATACTTCTCTGTGGCCTTTTCACAGCTGTTATCAAGAACCTAAGGCTTACACTGTGTGAGGAAAGGGCTGTATTTTAATATTGGGTGctaaattatacattattttaatccttataataaccTTCTGGCTTGGCCACTGGCCTCatttaacaaaatggcaaaaaatgaAGTTGAGAGGTTCAGGAATCTGAAGCCCCACAGCTCTGGTTTGCAGAGTCAAGATTAAGATCCAGACCTTCTCCTTGGCATGTTTCTACGTGCCAAGGAAAAGAGCCAAACAAGAGCCTGGAATATCCAAGACCTTGGCTGTCTCTTGGCTCAAATGCCTCCCTCACCTGAATAGCCAAGAAGGTGACTGATGATTCTTTTAGCAGTGACTTCTGCTAATACAGGGCAGCACGCATAGAAACAAAAGCCAACTGCTCAGTCCTTAATATGATTCAGTTTGAGTTTGAGACCAAGGATGGAAACCTAAGTTTAAGACCCATGCAATTATTTTGAGTGTTTGAGCCGTAGGATATTCCTCATAAGCCCTCTAGAGGTGGTTTGGAATTTTCTGACCctgagaggggagtgggggggaggggggcgaaCCTAATAAGCAAGTACCTTTGAAACAAACTGTATGGaacttttcccattctgtggctgCCTGGGACAACTGATAGTTCCATTGTTCAGAAGGGCATCCTTACCACCAAAGTAGATCTTTTGGTTATGCAGGTAACATTTTGTTGATGACTATTTGGTACATGTTTgctaaactatttttaagtggCCCTGTGCACTGAATGGATtgccctttcttattttttatggaaAGAAACGTGAATTCAAAATCCATGAGCAACACTATGTAATCCTGACTCTAGGATAGTAGCGTCTCTTATAATACTTCTTATGTGACGGCGACCCAACGTATCCCCTCAAGTGCCTACATTCTCTGGCTGCATGGCTGTGCCCACTTGCCTCATATATTCCAAAGGACTCATCTCAGTTAACTAtttcaggctctttttttttttttttcagtgctttcTTTGTGATTATATTAAAGATGACCAAAAATGGTACTTAATGCTATCAGGCAATTAGGTCTTTACGAAAAACCAGATTTGTGactaaaaggaaacattttcttggAACCTTTCATTGCTATggcttaaatttccttttaaaaaaataactttccataagttaaaattagcattttcacAAATACTAGCAGAGTCACTAAATgaagtattaaaacaaaaaacatgaataaCGAAGAAGTtgaatgttttattattaaactaTCTTCCTGCAAGGCTGTTGCTTCATTGTATAAAAATAGCACCAGCAAGTGCAGTATATTGCAAAATTAAGGTAGTATTGTTCTTTATCTGACACATACAACTAACAAACCTTTCTCTACTGCCAGTTATGTCCAATGGAAAGATTATTTAAGCATTTTGACCCCCATCCAGGGATAGATGTAAGCTTAAGGCTTAAGGCAACAATGTCATCCttgaattacataatttttataactaGTTTTTAACCAAAGATAATTTCAGGATTCTGAATATTATAACTGGAGCATAAAAATCAGAGGGTGTTGCAAAACAGATGCATGTTGTGTTTTTCTGCAAACGTTATAAAGTTAAGgggtattttcttccattagcaTTGTTGCAAGTAGTTTCTCCACTGGTATTGCTAATAGTTGCTATTTTAAATCCTCTGTGTACCACTAATTTAAGACAACTATGCTAGATTAAGTTGTTTCATACTAGTTTATTTAGGGGTTCCATTTTCACTCCTcaatagattttatgtatttctcatACGCTTCTTCACTCATTAATTCATCCAGTTCTGAAGGATCACTGAGTGCTATCTTGATCAGCCAACCATCTTCATAACAAGATTTGTTGACAAGTCCTGGATTTTCTGCAAGAGCTTCATTAATTTCAGTTACTTCTCCTGATAGAGAATAGAGTTCACTAGCAGCTTTCACACTTTCCAAAGCACCAAACTCATCTTGTTTGCTCAGTTTTGTCCCAACTTCAGGCAGACTACAGTAAACATCTCCCAGAGCTTCCTGTGCAAAATTGCTGATTCCCACTGTTCCAATACCATTTTCTGTTGTTATCCATTCATGTTTGTCTGTGAATTTACGCACGGAGAGCAGAGCGGAGCCCGTGCGCAGTGTCCGGACGGCGCCCGCCCTCAGCCCCCAGGGCCGCGTCAGGCACGGTGCGGCGGGCGCGGAGGCGACGCGCAGACTGCAGGCCGCAGCCCGCACGCTCCGCACCGCTCGCAGCGCCATGTTCACAGACGTGCGGGGGTCAGGCTCTTTTTATTACAGGGGACCTGCTCATTTTCTTGACAAGAACTATATACCCAGTTCTTCTTCCCTCCAGTTTCCTGAATATACCTCCAAACAATTCTCCTAACTTGGGTGTCTGGTAGCAGACCAGCTCTCTTAagctggtggggggcggggagaggtgtCAGTTGTGGGGACTGAGCAGACATGAATGTGTCAGGGAGAATgaacagaggtgtgtgtgtgtgtaaggaggCAAACCCCATCTCAAGTCTGATGAGTCTACCAGAGGTCCTAGCTGGGAAGATGTTCAGGGCGATGAAAGAAGGAATATCTGAGTTTTGGTAAATAAAGGCAAACCagtgaaaatatcaataaaatatttttaatgcctaCAATTTCTTTTATACATAAATTGCAAAACTTTCACCTGTATATGCAAAAGTAGATTCTCTTGCAGGTCAACAGCACCAGAAAACAAGCTAAGCtatgtaaatgttttcttttttaaaacttgatttgTCCATTATGTAAAAGACATGATGGATTTAATAACTCCAAAGAAATCTATATATCACTCTTAATCATACACTAAACACCTGAATATTTTATCACATCCACTCACAAAATAAATAGTAGTCTAATATATTCAGCACATTGAAAATAAACCAACCAGTCtctcttcatatatttattctctttccaAACATGTTTTGGTCTCCTGCTATATCTCAGAAATGTACTAATAGCTGCTTTTAagttacaaaatacaaaacagtAATTTCTTGGAGAAAATCTTGgggtaacatttaaaaaatgaaatttcgaGTTCCCatagactttcttttttgttaacagTCTTTGAAGCCTCTCATGGCACACATGTAAGGCTGTCTGTGACATGTGGTACCCTGGCCTCCAAATGGACATAACTGCATTTATAGTTTAGAGAAAATACAAAGACAAGTTCTGAAAGTAGCCTTAAAAGAAAGTGCCCCTTGCTTTGATATAGCAGTATCAAAAGCAAGTGGGACTGTGCAATCAGAGCCATAATGAGTTTTATGAAAACTACTTTCCTTTCACATCATCTGTTAGAGAATGCCACACCCATGATCATGTAACATTACAGTCGTGAAATAACATTACTACATTCGTGAATTAACATTACCCAATAAAAGGCACATCTTCAGatattgaattaataaaatctgaaaaacaaagtggtaGAGGATACATTAAAAACCAAGCACTTAATTTGTAAAccttaataaaataatagcttATTCCAGTTTCTTCAAAGATTTGTGGGCTTTTTGTAAGAGTGGTTAGGAACTGCAGAACAAAATGGAAGACAGGATTTGGAAACAAGGCCAAGACTAATTTAAAAGACTTTCTCAGGACTTCCTTTTTAAGTGAGCTACAGAAGTGCCCTTTTATAATGTTGATGCTGAAGAATAATAACATCTGTAGGAGAAATGCACTCAAAAGTGATAACGCCTAAGGACAAAACCTGACTCTTCCAAGTTCTGGAACTTTTACCTAGCACAGTGGTGCCTTTATGTACAAATAACTGCACACTGAGTAAAGTGCTAGTAAACTTTTAAGCCACGAGAAATCTTTCGGCTATGATAAGCACTTGATTGTAATAGATTTTCAAAGAGTctgaatattgaaaaaatatatccaagaaaaaaacctttttggcgggggggggggggggggggcggcacaaAAGTGACagcaaagaataaataatgttCCAAACCTGTTTCATTACATGAACATCACACTACCCTTAAACCAATTTCACTGAAGGTATTTGAGATGGGTGAGAGGCAGTTGATAGGATTTTCTGCCAGTGTAACGGTTCTATGTGGATCATTAGAAAAGGTGTTATTCCTAGTGATGAAGACCTCTTTCATAGGATTCACCTTCAAAGTTAAATCCTTGCACTTCTGAAATTTGAAACTCAATTCAAAATGAGTCAGTCT from Zalophus californianus isolate mZalCal1 chromosome 11, mZalCal1.pri.v2, whole genome shotgun sequence harbors:
- the LOC113913766 gene encoding glycine cleavage system H protein, mitochondrial-like, with translation MALRAVRSVRAAACSLRVASAPAAPCLTRPWGLRAGAVRTLRTGSALLSVRKFTDKHEWITTENGIGTVGISNFAQEALGDVYCSLPEVGTKLSKQDEFGALESVKAASELYSLSGEVTEINEALAENPGLVNKSCYEDGWLIKIALSDPSELDELMSEEAYEKYIKSIEE